In a single window of the Pseudopipra pipra isolate bDixPip1 chromosome Z, bDixPip1.hap1, whole genome shotgun sequence genome:
- the LOC135407770 gene encoding sushi, nidogen and EGF-like domain-containing protein 1, translating to MLPSDVFLLLILGSVVDTNTSSEKGSLLYPYGPDQGDQTNPKHDDGTSERIALFTPFTFYGKTHEALFVNNNGVISFDEPVREYTPDPFPLVDGRSFVAPYWADVDNVLGGDIFYRQTTNAVLLGDISRDINQYFPETLFTATWAFVATWDHVAYYGSTSTKGNTFQAVLTTDSKTFFIILNYWDIQWTTGAASDGDAETGLGGIAAHVGFNSGDDTNFYNIPGSQTDAIINITATSNVNVPGRWAFRVDNFQLTGVDPPKVNEDSDCWL from the exons ATGTTACCCTctgatgtttttcttctcctgattttgg gatCCGTTGTGGACACCAACACCTCATCTGAAAAAG GGTCCCTGCTCTATCCCTATGGACCAGACCAGGGGGACCAGACGAATCCCAAACATGATGATGGGACATCTGAGAGGATCGCCCTCTTCACTCCCTTCACCTTCTATGGCAAAACCCATGAAGCTCTCTTT GTGAACAACAATGGGGTGATCTCCTTTGATGAACCTGTCAGAGAATACACCCCCGATCCCTTCCCACTGGTGGATGGGCGCTCCTTCGTGGCCCCTTACTGGGCAGATGTTGACAACGTGCTGGGTGGGGATATCTTCTACCGTCAGACCACTAATGCGGTGCTGCTGGGGGACATCAGCCGGGACATCAACCAGTACTTCCCCGAAACCCTCTTCACTGCCACCTGGGCCTTTGTGGCCACCTGGGACCACGTGGCCTACTACGGCTCCACCTCCACAAAG GGCAACACCTTCCAGGCTGTCCTGACTACTGACTCCAAGACATTCTTCATCATCCTAAACTACTGGGACATCCAGTGGACCACAGGAGCGGCGAGTGACGGGGATGCTGAAACGGGGCTCGGAGGGATTGCAGCACAT GTGGGATTCAACAGTGGTGATGACACCAACTTCTACAACATTCCTGGATCCCAAACAGATGCCATCATCAACATCACTGCCACCTCCAATGTCAATGTCCCAGGGCGCTGGGCCTTCCGGGTGGACAACTTCCAGTTGACGGGTGTGGACCCTCCCAAAGTGAACGAGGACAGTGACTGCTGGTT GTGA